The following proteins are co-located in the bacterium HR17 genome:
- the nnr gene encoding Bifunctional NAD(P)H-hydrate repair enzyme Nnr yields the protein MVPLVTAAESRQLDQLAEQSGLPSLVLMENAALRLAEVVQQHFELDPPKRIVVVCGKGNNGGDGLALARHLHNIGFQVRVFLLAAPNDLKGDAAVNYRAAVQFGVPVQPVTTATELTRLAEPLCRADLVVDALLGTGITGEVRGLYADAIPLINEHAPRVLAVDIPSGINSDTGEVCGVAVAAHATVAMGAVKLGLVLFPGAEHAGDLFVGSLGVPPTLLSRLGVRRFVTTHALVTRAMPPRHPNTHKGDYGRVLVIGGAPGMTGAALMAGKAALRAGAGLVQVALPKSLNLAAETATLEVMSLPLPETESGTIAPDALAALAPRLAWADVIAVGCGIARHEQTQTFVRQLIAQTDKPLVIDADGLVALAGQTALLRRRNGVTVLTPHPGEMAALLQTTTETVQRDRVGIAVHAARECNAIVVLKGARTITAAPDGTLFVNPTGNAGMATGGCGDVLTGIIAAFLAQRLRRPVPISLAETVAAAVFVHGLAGDIASWDKGETALIAGDLLHHLPRALLEPELAQPLTLRPLSPFTQFVLRYRR from the coding sequence GTGGTCCCGTTGGTCACCGCCGCTGAAAGTCGCCAGTTAGACCAACTTGCTGAGCAATCCGGTTTGCCCTCGCTGGTGCTGATGGAAAACGCCGCCTTGCGCCTCGCCGAAGTTGTCCAGCAGCATTTTGAATTGGACCCACCCAAACGCATCGTGGTCGTCTGTGGCAAGGGGAACAACGGTGGCGACGGTCTGGCGTTGGCGCGCCATTTGCACAACATCGGTTTTCAAGTGCGAGTCTTTTTGCTCGCCGCTCCCAACGACCTGAAAGGCGACGCTGCGGTCAACTACCGCGCTGCAGTGCAGTTTGGCGTGCCGGTTCAACCTGTCACTACGGCGACGGAACTGACGCGCCTCGCTGAGCCGTTGTGCCGCGCCGATTTAGTCGTTGACGCCCTGCTGGGCACGGGGATCACCGGCGAAGTGCGGGGGCTTTATGCCGACGCCATCCCGCTCATCAACGAACATGCCCCTCGCGTCCTCGCCGTTGACATCCCGTCGGGCATCAACAGCGATACTGGCGAGGTTTGCGGCGTCGCTGTCGCCGCCCACGCAACGGTCGCGATGGGCGCTGTCAAACTTGGCTTGGTGTTGTTCCCTGGCGCCGAACATGCGGGCGATTTGTTTGTCGGTTCGTTGGGTGTCCCCCCAACCCTTTTGAGCCGGTTAGGTGTTCGTCGCTTCGTCACGACACACGCTCTCGTCACCCGAGCAATGCCGCCTCGTCATCCCAACACCCACAAGGGCGATTACGGGCGCGTTCTGGTTATCGGCGGAGCGCCGGGCATGACGGGCGCCGCGCTCATGGCGGGGAAAGCCGCCTTACGAGCGGGCGCCGGGTTAGTGCAAGTGGCGTTACCGAAGAGTTTGAACCTCGCCGCCGAGACGGCGACTCTGGAAGTGATGAGTTTGCCTTTGCCCGAAACAGAGAGCGGCACGATCGCCCCCGATGCCCTTGCAGCCTTGGCACCCCGCCTTGCGTGGGCAGATGTCATCGCCGTCGGCTGCGGGATTGCACGGCACGAACAAACGCAAACTTTCGTCCGTCAACTCATTGCCCAAACCGACAAACCGTTGGTCATAGATGCCGACGGTCTGGTGGCGTTGGCGGGGCAAACGGCGTTACTGCGGCGCCGCAACGGGGTGACGGTTCTGACGCCTCATCCGGGCGAAATGGCGGCGCTGCTGCAAACGACGACGGAAACGGTGCAACGCGACCGCGTGGGCATAGCGGTGCATGCAGCCCGCGAGTGCAACGCCATCGTCGTTTTGAAAGGTGCCCGCACGATCACCGCTGCACCCGATGGAACGCTGTTTGTCAACCCGACAGGCAACGCCGGAATGGCGACGGGCGGTTGCGGTGATGTGCTGACGGGTATCATTGCGGCATTTCTGGCACAACGCCTTCGCCGCCCGGTGCCTATATCGCTGGCGGAAACGGTTGCCGCTGCCGTGTTCGTGCACGGGTTAGCCGGCGACATCGCCAGTTGGGACAAAGGGGAAACGGCGCTGATCGCCGGCGATTTGCTTCACCATTTACCCCGTGCCCTTTTAGAACCCGAACTGGCACAACCGTTGACACTGCGCCCTCTCAGCCCTTTCACGCAGTTTGTGTTGCGCTACCGTCGTTAA
- the cheY gene encoding Chemotaxis protein CheY, which yields MPKVLVADDAAFIRMKLRKVLEELGLEVVEAANGAEAVRQFQEHRPDLVLLDITMPEMDGLSALKSVMQLDTTARVVMVSALGQESVVMQALQAGAKDFVVKPFQPEQIKQVVQRWLSQ from the coding sequence ATGCCGAAAGTGCTTGTCGCAGACGATGCGGCATTTATTCGCATGAAGTTGCGCAAAGTGCTGGAAGAGTTGGGCTTAGAAGTCGTGGAAGCGGCTAACGGAGCGGAAGCCGTTCGGCAGTTTCAAGAACATCGCCCCGACCTTGTGCTCTTAGACATCACGATGCCCGAAATGGACGGGTTGAGCGCGTTGAAATCGGTCATGCAACTGGACACCACAGCGCGGGTCGTCATGGTCAGCGCCCTCGGGCAAGAGAGCGTCGTCATGCAAGCGTTGCAAGCGGGTGCCAAAGACTTCGTCGTCAAGCCGTTTCAACCTGAACAAATCAAGCAGGTCGTCCAACGCTGGCTGAGCCAATGA
- the ftsN gene encoding Cell division protein FtsN, with amino-acid sequence MRNSNEIKMALAFVIGAVVSFLVGLYVLGPLFSGNKQPQTASAPTAKAAQAPSGADMHTLVRRDVDSVPEHTTVIVEPITRPPEATPPTPPDTRSDVVQPPTHQPQVQPTIPSPPSPTAEPTPAPSPPPPTPERTAPPEPPTTGERQFRVRAGVFEKPENADQLMALLTQQGYHPFQQEETLPSGAKRYRVYVGAFDDRESAERLKKELADKGFAAFIEEGSSGR; translated from the coding sequence TTGCGTAACAGCAACGAAATCAAAATGGCATTGGCGTTTGTCATCGGCGCGGTCGTCAGTTTTCTCGTCGGGTTGTATGTGCTGGGTCCACTGTTTTCCGGCAACAAACAGCCCCAGACCGCGTCGGCGCCGACGGCGAAAGCGGCTCAAGCGCCCAGCGGCGCCGACATGCATACGCTCGTGCGCCGCGATGTCGACAGCGTCCCCGAACACACCACAGTCATCGTGGAGCCCATCACCCGTCCGCCTGAAGCGACACCACCTACCCCACCAGACACACGCAGCGATGTGGTGCAGCCCCCCACGCACCAACCTCAGGTTCAACCCACTATACCGTCCCCACCGTCGCCGACGGCTGAACCGACGCCGGCGCCCTCACCTCCCCCCCCGACACCTGAACGCACAGCACCTCCCGAACCGCCGACGACGGGCGAGCGGCAATTTCGGGTGCGCGCCGGAGTTTTTGAAAAACCCGAAAACGCTGACCAACTGATGGCACTCCTCACTCAGCAAGGCTACCATCCATTCCAGCAGGAGGAAACGCTGCCGTCAGGGGCAAAGCGTTACCGTGTCTATGTCGGCGCATTTGACGACCGCGAAAGCGCTGAGCGGTTGAAAAAAGAACTTGCCGATAAGGGGTTCGCCGCGTTCATTGAGGAGGGGTCATCGGGACGATGA
- the cymR gene encoding HTH-type transcriptional regulator CymR — MVRVSTRAWYGLMAMVELGLRERQGRVQVREISESQGIPEEYLEQLMMPLKRAGLVRSQRGVRGGYTLARPANEITVLEILEALEGPILDAEPTEPALRERAQTSGVTEVWNRLRQAMESTLRGITLAQVCAWEQERRSKQPLMFYI, encoded by the coding sequence ATGGTGCGGGTATCCACGCGGGCTTGGTATGGTCTGATGGCAATGGTGGAACTGGGGTTGCGCGAACGACAAGGGCGGGTGCAAGTGCGCGAGATTTCTGAAAGTCAAGGCATCCCTGAAGAGTATTTGGAGCAGTTGATGATGCCGCTCAAACGCGCAGGCTTGGTGCGCAGTCAGCGGGGCGTCCGGGGCGGTTACACCCTTGCCCGCCCTGCCAACGAGATCACGGTGTTGGAGATCTTGGAAGCCTTAGAAGGTCCGATTTTGGACGCTGAGCCGACGGAACCCGCGCTGCGCGAGCGCGCGCAAACCTCGGGGGTCACCGAAGTGTGGAACCGCTTGCGCCAAGCGATGGAAAGCACCTTGCGTGGCATTACTTTAGCCCAAGTTTGCGCGTGGGAGCAAGAACGGCGCAGTAAACAGCCGCTAATGTTTTACATCTGA
- the cheR gene encoding Chemotaxis protein methyltransferase gives MTEQQIQQLSRWLKLDLSAYHLPQLRRLIAAFMQRNGYADVDQLTAALQKDAQVRQQLLDSLGINVTQFFRDPPMWEVLAAEVVPELLRRFKALRAWSAGCSIGKEPYSLAAVLHRIDPQGAHTIIATDIDEAALQQARQAIYPVGDLRDIPPAYRSFFETRDGQLVVPDKLRRMVRFQRLNLLSDPYLQGVHLLLCRNLLIYFRPEVKPEIFHRFAQALVKDGVLFLGASEVLLNPADYGFAPLRFGFYRRM, from the coding sequence GTGACAGAGCAACAAATTCAACAGTTGAGCCGTTGGCTCAAACTGGACTTGAGCGCTTATCATCTGCCGCAACTGCGGCGTCTCATCGCTGCCTTCATGCAGCGCAACGGTTATGCCGATGTGGACCAACTGACGGCTGCCTTGCAAAAGGACGCGCAGGTGCGGCAACAGTTGCTGGACAGTTTAGGCATCAATGTCACCCAATTTTTCCGTGACCCACCGATGTGGGAAGTGCTGGCGGCGGAGGTGGTGCCTGAATTGCTCCGCCGATTTAAAGCCCTACGGGCGTGGAGCGCAGGTTGCTCTATCGGCAAAGAACCCTATTCGCTGGCTGCCGTGCTGCACCGGATAGACCCGCAGGGCGCTCACACCATCATTGCGACCGACATTGACGAAGCGGCGTTGCAACAAGCCCGCCAAGCCATTTACCCTGTCGGCGACCTGCGGGACATCCCGCCTGCCTATCGCTCGTTCTTTGAGACGCGGGATGGACAGTTGGTCGTGCCCGACAAGTTGCGGCGGATGGTGCGCTTTCAGCGGCTGAATTTGCTGAGTGACCCTTACTTGCAGGGCGTCCACCTGCTCCTTTGCCGCAACTTGCTGATTTACTTTCGTCCCGAAGTGAAACCGGAAATCTTCCACAGGTTCGCTCAAGCGTTGGTCAAAGACGGTGTGTTGTTTTTGGGCGCATCGGAAGTGTTGCTCAACCCAGCGGATTACGGTTTCGCCCCGCTGCGGTTTGGGTTTTACCGGCGAATGTGA
- the cheB gene encoding Chemotaxis response regulator protein-glutamate methylesterase: MERWCKVVVVDDSAFMRMAISRLLSEDAEIEVVATASNGAEALEVIKTVRPSVVTLDVEMPVMDGLTVLDRVMRECPTPVVMVSALTKEGAEVTLRALQLGAVDFIAKPSGSISLDFHKVRDELVAKVKAAARAKLRVLLTPARRTAPSVVASPTEWAVVVIAASTGGPAAVRYVLSQLPPHLPAAILLVQHMPIGFTKFFANNLNQVSALPVHEAQDGEAVRPQQVYLAPSGFHLLVDRGGRLRLDTSPPLHGVRPAADKTLDSAAHVFRTRCVGVVMTGMGNDGAVGLLTVKERGGRTLVQAPETCVIPSMPESALKLGAAQEGVALERLPQRIAEVVQEVIGALTATHAVPK, from the coding sequence ATGGAGCGTTGGTGCAAAGTCGTCGTCGTGGACGATTCGGCGTTCATGCGGATGGCGATCTCGCGGCTGCTGAGCGAAGACGCTGAGATTGAAGTTGTCGCTACCGCCAGTAACGGGGCAGAGGCGCTGGAGGTCATCAAAACGGTGCGCCCGTCCGTCGTGACGCTGGATGTGGAGATGCCCGTTATGGACGGGTTAACGGTGCTGGACCGCGTGATGCGCGAGTGCCCGACCCCTGTCGTGATGGTCAGCGCGTTGACGAAGGAAGGGGCTGAAGTAACGCTAAGGGCGTTGCAGTTGGGGGCAGTGGACTTCATCGCCAAACCGTCGGGGTCTATCTCGCTGGACTTCCACAAGGTGCGGGACGAACTGGTGGCAAAGGTCAAGGCGGCGGCGCGGGCGAAACTGCGGGTGTTGTTGACGCCGGCTCGGCGGACTGCACCGTCCGTCGTGGCGTCACCGACGGAGTGGGCGGTCGTCGTCATTGCAGCGTCAACGGGTGGACCGGCGGCGGTCCGTTATGTCCTTTCCCAACTGCCGCCCCACTTGCCCGCCGCCATCTTGTTGGTGCAACACATGCCCATCGGATTCACGAAATTTTTTGCCAACAACTTGAACCAAGTTTCTGCGTTGCCCGTGCACGAAGCGCAAGACGGAGAGGCGGTGCGACCGCAGCAAGTTTACTTGGCGCCGTCAGGGTTTCATCTGCTCGTGGATCGGGGCGGTCGGTTGCGCTTGGACACTTCGCCGCCGTTGCACGGCGTTCGTCCCGCTGCCGACAAAACGCTGGACAGTGCGGCGCATGTTTTCCGCACCCGTTGCGTCGGCGTCGTGATGACGGGCATGGGCAACGATGGCGCCGTCGGGTTGCTCACGGTGAAAGAGAGGGGCGGACGAACGCTGGTGCAAGCACCCGAAACCTGCGTCATCCCCAGCATGCCCGAATCGGCGCTGAAGTTAGGTGCGGCGCAAGAGGGCGTGGCACTGGAGCGGTTGCCCCAACGCATCGCGGAAGTCGTGCAGGAAGTCATCGGGGCGTTGACAGCGACGCACGCGGTGCCCAAGTGA
- the cheX gene encoding CheY-P phosphatase CheX yields MAEFQDKLSSAQDLNDVAVWYAEVAQLFLVAAMETLEGLAELRAARGALRFIRSAYTESDITVAISVDGALNGLVLLGLSYRTAFRLLQHMLGEELDSNLPISDFLQESELARSALQELANTLAGRAAMHLEAAGKVCMISPPQLTMRRGILLSHRDFQRLVIPLETPVGTLRLEIALMPGDTQGNGGCRDFFVAQHIVRPQQFIARYDFANPDRLGRSVYALLQQVHDRFPLTLNQLMTVRGRVGARLSPLRLEKDSCAHFLRREYDWSVAAFFQVVGHGVWVLALSRSIALLLIDRWLGGPGQMGERIATAWTPLEQAVLQAVMATVGDAYAIAWTQVTEQVTLRLTHVLTGDWTAQASTMLNEGSGALLLSHRIHIGEEVGVLQWLLPADTLLGFSERHRRTASRPSATPLARSVVVTLRCGWQSDPIPLRQLAQLKVGDLLPLHHPLVLWHDNRVIGTGKPFRKGNRIVVQVMPTGARSPLTPFGADGR; encoded by the coding sequence ATGGCGGAATTTCAGGACAAACTGTCGTCGGCGCAAGACTTGAACGATGTGGCGGTGTGGTATGCGGAAGTTGCCCAACTATTTTTGGTAGCGGCGATGGAAACGCTGGAGGGATTGGCGGAATTGCGAGCGGCGCGGGGCGCCCTGAGGTTCATTCGTTCCGCCTACACAGAATCCGACATCACCGTTGCCATCAGCGTAGATGGAGCCCTCAACGGTTTAGTGTTACTGGGCTTGAGTTACCGCACAGCCTTTCGGCTCTTGCAACATATGCTGGGAGAAGAGTTGGACAGCAACTTACCGATCAGCGACTTTTTGCAAGAGAGCGAATTAGCCCGCAGCGCCCTGCAGGAACTGGCGAACACGCTGGCGGGACGGGCTGCAATGCACTTGGAGGCGGCGGGCAAAGTGTGCATGATTTCACCGCCCCAGTTGACGATGCGGCGAGGCATTCTCTTGTCGCACCGTGACTTCCAGCGGTTGGTCATCCCGTTAGAGACACCGGTGGGAACGCTGCGGCTGGAAATTGCGTTGATGCCCGGCGACACCCAGGGCAACGGGGGCTGTCGCGACTTTTTTGTGGCGCAGCATATCGTCCGACCCCAGCAGTTCATCGCCCGCTACGATTTTGCCAATCCGGATCGTTTGGGACGATCCGTTTACGCACTGCTGCAACAGGTCCACGACCGCTTCCCACTCACCTTGAACCAGTTGATGACGGTGCGGGGGCGCGTCGGGGCGCGATTGTCGCCGTTGCGGTTGGAAAAGGATTCGTGCGCCCATTTTTTGCGGCGTGAATACGACTGGAGCGTTGCCGCTTTTTTTCAAGTCGTCGGGCATGGGGTGTGGGTGTTGGCGCTAAGCCGATCCATCGCTCTGTTACTGATTGACCGATGGCTGGGTGGACCAGGGCAAATGGGCGAACGCATTGCGACGGCGTGGACACCGCTGGAGCAAGCAGTGTTGCAAGCCGTGATGGCGACAGTCGGCGACGCTTACGCCATCGCGTGGACGCAAGTCACTGAGCAAGTCACCCTACGGCTGACGCATGTTCTTACGGGCGACTGGACGGCACAAGCGTCAACGATGTTGAACGAAGGGAGCGGGGCGCTCTTGCTGTCCCACCGCATACACATCGGCGAGGAGGTAGGTGTGTTGCAATGGTTGTTACCCGCTGATACATTGCTGGGCTTTTCCGAACGCCATCGGCGCACGGCATCACGCCCTTCTGCAACACCTCTGGCACGCAGCGTCGTGGTGACACTCCGTTGCGGTTGGCAGAGCGACCCAATACCGCTGCGGCAATTAGCCCAATTGAAGGTCGGAGACCTTCTGCCGTTACACCATCCGTTGGTGTTGTGGCACGACAACCGTGTGATCGGTACGGGCAAGCCGTTCCGCAAAGGTAACCGCATCGTCGTTCAAGTGATGCCGACAGGCGCCCGCTCCCCATTGACACCCTTCGGCGCTGACGGCAGGTGA
- the cheD gene encoding Chemoreceptor glutamine deamidase CheD, with product METERVVGLGEVVVTDDPRLTLVVPGVGSCVIVVAYHRRAKVAGMAHIVLPSSQQFHTAAAKPLWFADIAVPHLLTQMAQRGAVRPRCAVIGGANMLQTMQRASRTAWRNIGAMNVAAVLGALHLKAEIVAQFVGGAAGWVVRLRVADGTVTVRSGQGEVHRIAL from the coding sequence ATGGAAACAGAACGCGTTGTCGGTTTGGGCGAAGTGGTCGTCACCGATGACCCCCGCCTGACGCTGGTCGTGCCGGGTGTCGGGTCGTGCGTCATCGTCGTGGCGTATCACCGCCGAGCGAAGGTGGCAGGCATGGCGCATATCGTGTTGCCGTCCAGCCAGCAATTTCATACCGCAGCGGCAAAACCGTTGTGGTTCGCTGACATCGCCGTCCCGCACCTTTTAACGCAAATGGCGCAACGGGGTGCGGTGCGCCCCCGTTGCGCCGTCATCGGCGGAGCGAATATGTTGCAGACCATGCAGCGTGCCAGCAGAACGGCGTGGAGGAACATTGGGGCGATGAATGTGGCAGCGGTGCTGGGCGCATTGCACTTAAAGGCGGAGATCGTAGCGCAGTTCGTCGGCGGCGCCGCCGGCTGGGTCGTGCGGCTGCGCGTCGCCGACGGCACGGTAACGGTGCGCAGTGGGCAAGGTGAAGTCCACCGCATCGCTTTGTGA
- the cheW gene encoding Chemotaxis protein CheW, with the protein MQTAEAKQQERHIVVFRLNGTLFALDIRNVQEIVQQSDIVQVPGAPLFILGIVNLRGRIMAVVDTKRLLGIGATPADKALVMVTQLGEHLVGFTVDAVEQVARITPDMVEPIGDLVTPEEARRLEGVLKLDGRLVLLLDATRLIDEETVVAAMAS; encoded by the coding sequence ATGCAAACAGCGGAAGCCAAGCAGCAGGAGCGCCACATCGTTGTCTTTCGGCTCAATGGGACGCTGTTTGCATTGGACATCCGCAATGTGCAAGAGATCGTTCAGCAGAGCGACATCGTCCAGGTGCCCGGTGCACCGCTGTTCATCTTGGGCATCGTCAATTTGCGCGGACGCATCATGGCGGTCGTGGACACCAAACGCCTTCTGGGCATCGGCGCGACGCCCGCCGACAAAGCGTTGGTCATGGTCACTCAACTCGGCGAGCACCTCGTCGGATTCACCGTTGACGCGGTGGAGCAGGTAGCCCGCATCACGCCTGACATGGTGGAGCCGATCGGCGATTTGGTCACACCCGAGGAAGCGCGCCGCTTGGAAGGCGTTTTGAAATTGGACGGCAGGTTGGTGTTGCTGCTGGACGCGACGCGGCTGATAGATGAAGAGACGGTTGTCGCGGCGATGGCATCGTAG
- the cheA gene encoding Chemotaxis protein CheA: MELTPDELALFVAEAEEHIAILEDRLLRLEQEGDAALIAELFRSAHTLKGSAGAAGLTAMSQLAHAMENLLEQVRKGERSVTSDLVDALLAGVDVLRAMVVAVRQKASPPDPSALIRQLSALAERPPSEQSASPPAEPPSLTGEIAATLNIFIKPECPMPAARAFQAYLTMSRFGDVVHLDPPVSEIQVGRAKYRVVAQVLLPDAAALAELVQELSRFDDVVVEVQRQQEGRKVSEIVTAEKAAESPAAAPTELQSVRVSIEQMDALLNLVGELVIERARLERGVKKVTELNGNGIAEELQGVTERVSRIVSQLQEALTRTRMVPLSVVFGRFPRLVRELARSMGKRVQLRIAGEDTEIDRALVEKLNECLVHLVRNALDHGIEPPDERAAAGKPPDGTLEIAASQSEGSVIVVVRDDGRGIDPNKLRRKAVERGWLTDEQAGALSDEEALQLVFRSGFSTKEQVSEVSGRGVGMDAVKAAMEQIGGTVDVHSQVGAGTTVTLRLPLTLAIIPALLVRIGGRLFALPMHSITEVLDLQRADIQVIGQSERVLMLRGNPLPLCSLAHLLGIHDGEGERTAVIVRQRERLVAMGVESVEGKDEIVIKPLGYPLHTLQSFIGATILGDGSIALIVDLNGVVARR, translated from the coding sequence GTGGAACTGACGCCCGACGAACTGGCGCTCTTTGTCGCTGAGGCGGAAGAACATATCGCTATCTTGGAAGACAGGTTGCTGCGGCTGGAACAGGAAGGTGACGCCGCACTCATCGCTGAGTTGTTTCGCTCTGCCCACACGCTTAAAGGTTCGGCAGGCGCCGCAGGTTTGACAGCGATGAGCCAACTCGCCCATGCGATGGAAAATTTGCTGGAGCAAGTGCGCAAGGGCGAACGCAGCGTCACCAGCGATTTGGTGGACGCATTGCTTGCGGGCGTGGATGTGTTGCGGGCGATGGTCGTCGCCGTGCGGCAAAAGGCGTCGCCGCCTGACCCGTCCGCTCTCATTCGCCAACTGAGCGCGTTGGCAGAACGACCGCCAAGTGAACAATCTGCAAGTCCTCCTGCAGAGCCCCCGTCGTTAACGGGCGAAATCGCGGCGACGCTTAACATCTTCATCAAGCCTGAATGCCCGATGCCTGCAGCGCGGGCGTTTCAAGCCTACCTGACGATGAGCCGTTTCGGTGATGTCGTCCACCTTGACCCGCCGGTCAGCGAAATCCAAGTGGGGCGCGCCAAGTATCGCGTCGTCGCCCAAGTGCTTTTGCCCGACGCCGCAGCGTTAGCGGAGTTGGTGCAGGAGTTGAGCCGCTTTGACGATGTGGTCGTGGAGGTGCAGCGACAGCAGGAAGGGCGCAAAGTCAGCGAGATCGTGACGGCTGAAAAAGCAGCGGAAAGCCCGGCAGCAGCACCGACAGAGTTGCAAAGCGTCCGCGTCTCCATTGAGCAGATGGACGCACTGCTGAACTTGGTCGGCGAGTTAGTCATTGAGCGGGCGCGCTTGGAACGGGGCGTCAAAAAAGTCACAGAGTTGAACGGCAACGGCATCGCCGAGGAGTTGCAGGGCGTCACAGAGCGCGTGAGCCGCATCGTCAGTCAGTTGCAGGAAGCGTTGACGCGAACTCGCATGGTGCCGCTGAGCGTCGTGTTCGGGCGGTTTCCGCGACTGGTGCGGGAGTTGGCTCGCAGTATGGGCAAGCGGGTCCAGTTGCGCATCGCCGGCGAAGACACAGAAATTGACCGCGCGTTGGTGGAAAAACTGAACGAGTGCCTCGTCCATCTCGTCCGCAACGCCCTTGACCACGGCATTGAGCCGCCCGATGAGCGCGCCGCAGCGGGCAAACCCCCCGACGGCACATTGGAAATCGCAGCGTCGCAATCGGAAGGCAGCGTGATCGTCGTCGTGCGCGACGATGGGCGGGGCATTGACCCGAATAAATTGCGGCGCAAAGCCGTTGAACGCGGGTGGCTGACGGATGAGCAAGCCGGCGCACTCAGCGACGAAGAGGCGCTACAACTCGTTTTCCGTTCAGGCTTCAGCACAAAAGAGCAAGTCAGTGAGGTGTCAGGGCGGGGCGTCGGGATGGATGCGGTGAAAGCGGCGATGGAGCAAATCGGCGGGACAGTGGATGTCCACTCCCAAGTCGGTGCGGGCACGACAGTGACGCTGCGGTTACCCTTGACCCTTGCGATCATTCCCGCATTGTTGGTGCGCATTGGTGGGCGGTTGTTCGCGTTGCCGATGCACAGCATCACGGAAGTGCTGGATTTGCAGCGGGCGGACATTCAAGTAATCGGACAAAGCGAAAGGGTGCTGATGCTGCGGGGTAACCCCTTGCCCCTCTGTTCGTTGGCGCACCTTTTAGGCATCCACGATGGCGAAGGCGAACGGACAGCCGTGATTGTGCGGCAGCGGGAGCGCTTGGTGGCGATGGGCGTGGAAAGCGTGGAAGGCAAGGACGAAATCGTCATCAAGCCATTGGGCTACCCGCTGCACACCCTACAGTCGTTCATCGGCGCGACCATCTTGGGCGATGGCAGCATCGCCCTCATCGTTGACTTGAACGGTGTCGTTGCAAGGAGGTGA